From the genome of bacterium, one region includes:
- a CDS encoding M48 family metallopeptidase encodes MSLTGGSLRVRGETLHLDIDLGNCTIEPALGNTRRTLYAPGGGRLDTEDRQAFAALEKLRGGTGGFRFVHWLESHWKLAAVAVGVTIVMVVCFSVWGIPYLARVAAFSMPENANQAMGKGVLETADRHFFKPTELAEEKQEHIRAMVEEFVHQTGAPEPRAFEFRKSPFGPNAFALPGDTVVLTDELVFFVQSDGEILGVVAHELAHLQKRHAVRTVLQSAGVFMLISVTVGDVISITSAAGALPALLLKSTYSRGFEQEADDTAFRWMVDTEHGVRPMIAFLSRVEEKGLDGGGPEFLSTHPAPENRIARLRELAAESGE; translated from the coding sequence GTGAGCCTGACGGGTGGGTCGTTGAGGGTGCGGGGTGAGACCCTGCATCTGGATATCGACCTCGGAAACTGCACAATAGAACCGGCACTTGGAAACACCCGTCGTACACTCTATGCGCCAGGGGGAGGCCGCCTGGATACGGAGGATCGGCAGGCGTTCGCTGCCCTGGAAAAATTACGGGGAGGCACGGGGGGGTTCAGGTTCGTCCATTGGCTGGAAAGTCACTGGAAGCTGGCTGCCGTCGCGGTGGGGGTCACTATTGTTATGGTCGTATGTTTCTCAGTCTGGGGGATCCCCTACCTGGCCCGGGTGGCGGCATTTTCCATGCCGGAAAATGCGAACCAGGCAATGGGAAAAGGAGTCCTGGAGACCGCCGACCGTCACTTTTTTAAGCCCACGGAGCTTGCCGAAGAAAAACAGGAACATATCCGGGCCATGGTGGAAGAGTTCGTTCACCAAACCGGCGCACCCGAGCCCCGTGCTTTTGAATTCAGGAAAAGCCCCTTCGGTCCCAACGCCTTCGCCCTGCCAGGGGACACCGTGGTTTTAACCGATGAACTGGTCTTTTTTGTCCAGAGCGATGGAGAGATCCTGGGTGTTGTTGCCCATGAACTGGCACATCTCCAGAAGCGCCACGCTGTGCGGACCGTTCTTCAAAGTGCCGGGGTGTTTATGCTGATTTCAGTGACCGTGGGGGACGTGATCTCAATCACGTCGGCGGCAGGAGCGCTCCCGGCCCTGCTTCTGAAATCCACCTATTCCAGGGGGTTTGAACAGGAAGCGGACGACACGGCTTTCCGATGGATGGTTGATACAGAACACGGTGTCAGGCCCATGATCGCCTTTCTGTCACGGGTTGAGGAGAAAGGACTGGACGGGGGCGGACCCGAATTCCTGTCCACCCACCCGGCGCCGGAAAACAGAATAGCCCGGTTGCGCGAACTTGCCGCAGAGTCAGGCGAATAA
- the ileS gene encoding isoleucine--tRNA ligase, with amino-acid sequence MTDEKKSYKDTLNLPKTEFPMRGNLQVKEPERLGRWKELDLYKKILADRVNSPVYTLHDGPPYANGNIHMGTALNKILKDFVVKSKWMSGMYSHYVPGWDCHGLPIEHKVDSELKAREKGLSAVEIRRACREYAHKYVDIQREEFKRLGVFGDWENPYLTMAHHYEARITREFGSFIEKGLVYKRKKPVHWCSTCSTALAEAEVEHHDHTSPSIYVKFPFIDDPSGLIPELAGIQTEVVIWTTTPWTIPANLAIAFHPDLTYVAICVNDKALIVAEELAASVAEAAGLEHTEPIARFQGRILEGLKTRHPLYDRESIIVLADYVTLEAGTGCVHTAPGHGQDDYETGLRYDLEVYAPVDDNGRFTQEVEFFAGTPVFDANKDVIRKLEETGALLAASTIKHTYPHCWRCQSPIIFRATEQWFISMDQGDLRTKALEEINNVSWIPEWGQQRLYFMIENRPDWCISRQRSWGSPVTIFYCESCEETLMSKDICNHVADLMEKSGADIWYSGETIDLLPPGTQCPSCQGTSFRKDMNILDVWFDSGVSHAAVLEDRDDLTWPSNMYLEGSDQHRGWFHSSLLASVGTRGKAPFKEVLTHGYVVDGNGRKMSKSMGNVISPQDIADKSGAEIIRLWVAAEDYRDDIRISQEILQRLSEAYRRIRNTCRYLLGNLEGFDPEKDTVPFEDMEEMDRWAMLRLSQVTRRILGAYDKYQYHTVFHTLHNFCVVDLSNFYLDVLKDRMYASVQGGQLRRSAQTVFFHLTEGIVKLMAPILSFTAEEVWEYLPGIRPESVFLSRFPTPQDKWEDPALENRYLELLRIRDVATKALEEMRQTKKIGNSLEAEVTIHCVKPETVDFLLSFGPALADLFIVSKTVVNLTEVLPEGSIQDERTQGVGVQVARTSWAKCERCWKFTADVGDSQDHPTICGRCTQVLEQG; translated from the coding sequence ATGACCGACGAGAAAAAGAGTTACAAAGACACCCTCAACCTGCCCAAGACGGAGTTTCCCATGCGGGGCAACCTTCAGGTCAAGGAACCTGAGAGGCTGGGCAGGTGGAAGGAACTGGACCTCTACAAAAAGATACTGGCCGACAGAGTAAATTCTCCCGTCTATACCCTCCACGACGGACCACCCTACGCCAACGGCAACATCCACATGGGAACGGCCCTCAACAAGATCCTCAAGGATTTTGTGGTCAAATCCAAGTGGATGTCAGGCATGTATTCCCACTATGTTCCCGGCTGGGACTGCCACGGTCTGCCCATCGAGCACAAAGTGGATTCCGAGCTAAAAGCCAGGGAAAAGGGCCTCTCGGCCGTTGAGATAAGGCGTGCTTGCAGGGAATATGCCCATAAATACGTCGACATACAGCGGGAAGAGTTCAAACGTCTTGGTGTCTTCGGTGACTGGGAAAACCCCTACCTCACCATGGCCCACCACTACGAAGCCAGGATCACGAGGGAGTTTGGCAGCTTCATCGAAAAGGGCCTCGTTTACAAACGCAAGAAACCGGTGCACTGGTGCTCTACCTGTAGTACAGCCCTGGCTGAAGCGGAAGTGGAGCACCACGACCATACCTCTCCAAGCATCTACGTTAAATTTCCTTTCATAGACGACCCATCCGGGCTGATCCCGGAACTTGCCGGTATACAGACAGAGGTTGTCATCTGGACGACAACGCCCTGGACCATCCCGGCCAACCTCGCCATCGCTTTTCACCCTGATCTCACCTACGTAGCCATTTGTGTGAACGATAAAGCTCTCATCGTAGCCGAGGAGTTGGCGGCGAGCGTCGCCGAGGCCGCGGGGCTTGAGCACACTGAACCCATTGCCCGCTTCCAGGGCCGTATCCTGGAAGGGCTCAAGACCAGACACCCCCTGTATGACAGGGAGTCGATCATTGTTCTGGCGGACTATGTCACCCTCGAGGCGGGAACAGGTTGTGTCCATACGGCTCCCGGGCACGGACAGGACGACTACGAAACAGGGCTGAGATACGACCTGGAGGTATACGCTCCGGTTGACGATAATGGCCGGTTCACCCAGGAAGTGGAATTCTTCGCTGGCACACCGGTGTTCGATGCCAACAAGGATGTGATCCGGAAGCTCGAGGAGACAGGTGCCCTGCTGGCTGCATCGACCATCAAGCACACCTACCCTCACTGTTGGCGCTGTCAATCACCTATCATTTTCCGTGCGACGGAACAGTGGTTCATCTCTATGGATCAGGGGGATCTCAGAACAAAGGCTCTGGAGGAGATCAACAACGTTTCCTGGATCCCGGAGTGGGGACAGCAGCGTCTTTACTTCATGATCGAGAACCGCCCGGATTGGTGTATTTCCAGGCAGCGGTCCTGGGGATCGCCTGTCACCATATTCTACTGCGAATCTTGCGAAGAGACCCTCATGAGCAAGGATATCTGCAACCATGTGGCCGACCTCATGGAAAAGAGCGGGGCCGACATCTGGTACTCCGGGGAAACTATCGACCTGCTGCCTCCCGGTACTCAATGCCCCTCTTGCCAGGGCACATCCTTCCGCAAGGATATGAACATTCTGGACGTGTGGTTTGACTCAGGAGTAAGCCACGCAGCAGTGCTCGAGGATCGCGATGACCTGACCTGGCCGAGCAATATGTACCTCGAGGGGTCCGACCAGCACCGGGGGTGGTTCCACAGTTCTCTTCTCGCCTCTGTCGGGACCAGGGGGAAAGCTCCCTTCAAAGAGGTCCTGACCCACGGTTACGTTGTGGACGGCAACGGACGGAAAATGTCCAAATCCATGGGCAACGTCATCTCACCCCAGGACATCGCAGACAAAAGCGGCGCGGAGATCATCCGCCTGTGGGTCGCAGCTGAAGATTACAGGGACGATATCAGGATCTCCCAGGAGATCCTTCAGCGCCTGTCAGAGGCTTACAGACGCATTCGTAACACATGCCGGTATTTATTGGGGAACCTGGAAGGCTTCGACCCGGAAAAAGACACGGTCCCCTTCGAAGATATGGAGGAAATGGACCGCTGGGCCATGCTGCGACTCTCCCAGGTTACCAGACGGATCCTGGGAGCCTACGACAAATACCAGTACCACACGGTATTCCACACACTGCACAACTTCTGCGTTGTGGATCTTTCCAACTTCTACCTCGACGTGCTCAAGGACAGGATGTACGCTTCGGTTCAGGGAGGACAACTGCGTCGTTCGGCCCAGACAGTGTTTTTCCATCTCACAGAAGGCATCGTGAAGCTCATGGCACCGATCCTCTCCTTTACCGCCGAAGAGGTTTGGGAATACCTGCCGGGCATTCGTCCTGAAAGTGTCTTCCTTTCGCGGTTCCCCACTCCCCAGGACAAGTGGGAAGACCCCGCTCTGGAGAATCGGTACCTGGAACTTCTCCGGATCAGGGATGTGGCCACCAAGGCCCTGGAGGAGATGAGACAGACCAAGAAAATAGGCAACTCCCTCGAGGCAGAGGTGACAATTCACTGTGTGAAGCCTGAGACAGTGGATTTTCTCCTCTCCTTTGGACCGGCCCTGGCAGACCTCTTCATTGTTTCCAAAACTGTGGTTAATCTAACGGAGGTTCTCCCCGAGGGGTCCATCCAGGATGAACGCACCCAGGGCGTAGGGGTCCAGGTGGCGAGAACCTCCTGGGCAAAATGCGAGCGATGCTGGAAGTTCACAGCGGATGTGGGAGATTCTCAGGATCACCCGACGATCTGCGGGCGATGTACCCAGGTATTGGAGCAGGGATGA
- the lspA gene encoding signal peptidase II, with product MIRDTILFITIITADRITKVIVPYFMDLNQSIPVIPNLFNFTYVKNTGGAFGILASWDSPMRRGFFIIASLAAIVLLWFLYRQAASSSSRMLRISLVSIGGGAFGNLYDRAVSGGVVDFLDLYVGSYHWPAFNIADSAISLGAVLLAYCYFTGEAQMLDGRQDPDVS from the coding sequence ATGATCCGGGACACCATCCTTTTCATAACGATTATCACGGCTGACCGGATAACCAAGGTGATCGTTCCCTATTTCATGGACCTGAACCAATCCATACCGGTGATCCCCAACCTGTTCAACTTTACCTACGTAAAGAACACCGGCGGCGCCTTTGGGATACTGGCCTCCTGGGACAGTCCCATGCGAAGAGGCTTTTTCATCATTGCATCTTTAGCTGCCATCGTGCTGTTATGGTTCCTGTACAGACAGGCCGCTTCAAGCTCTTCCCGGATGCTCAGGATCTCTCTGGTATCCATCGGAGGGGGAGCCTTCGGTAACCTTTATGACAGAGCTGTATCCGGTGGGGTGGTGGACTTTCTGGACCTTTACGTAGGCAGCTACCACTGGCCAGCCTTCAACATCGCCGACTCTGCCATCAGCCTGGGAGCGGTACTTCTGGCCTACTGCTATTTCACCGGAGAGGCCCAAATGCTTGACGGCAGACAGGATCCTGATGTTTCCTGA
- the lgt gene encoding prolipoprotein diacylglyceryl transferase — translation MFPELLSIGPLTIHTYGLMVALGILAGVGLAEYLHRSSGGEPGRVVDMALIVVICGLIGARILFILINFGYYASNPMETIMVWKGGLVFYGGLLGGILALLGCIRFYRLPLWPMLDIGAAAIALGHAMGRLGCFTAGCCYGRLSDLPWAVTFTDPRCLAVEVLNLPVHPTQLYSFFFLMGLTVFLVWLHPRKKFPGQGAAAYLILYGLFRFSVEFLRSDPRGTWSFMNTTLATSQWISLVSVFTGVLIYILLSSQLKQRKASV, via the coding sequence ATGTTTCCTGAACTTCTTTCGATAGGACCGCTGACTATCCACACCTATGGACTGATGGTCGCCCTTGGCATCCTGGCAGGCGTCGGGCTCGCCGAATACCTGCATCGCAGTTCCGGAGGCGAACCGGGCCGTGTCGTTGACATGGCGCTCATCGTCGTCATATGCGGTCTCATCGGCGCCAGGATCCTCTTCATCCTCATAAACTTCGGATATTACGCCTCAAACCCCATGGAAACCATTATGGTGTGGAAAGGGGGGCTGGTCTTCTACGGCGGCCTGCTGGGCGGAATACTGGCCCTTCTGGGATGTATCAGGTTTTACCGTCTGCCCCTCTGGCCTATGCTGGACATCGGTGCCGCCGCCATTGCCCTGGGGCACGCCATGGGCAGATTGGGCTGCTTTACAGCCGGGTGCTGTTATGGACGACTTTCGGACCTTCCATGGGCAGTGACCTTTACCGATCCAAGGTGCCTGGCGGTGGAGGTTCTGAACCTCCCCGTCCATCCAACCCAGCTCTATTCCTTCTTCTTCCTCATGGGGCTGACCGTGTTCCTCGTCTGGCTTCATCCCAGGAAAAAGTTCCCCGGTCAGGGCGCTGCTGCGTACCTCATCCTTTACGGTCTTTTCCGTTTCAGTGTGGAGTTTCTCCGGTCTGACCCCAGGGGAACCTGGTCCTTCATGAACACCACCCTCGCCACGAGCCAGTGGATCAGCCTGGTATCTGTTTTTACCGGCGTGCTTATCTACATACTTTTATCTAGCCAGCTAAAACAAAGAAAAGCCTCCGTATAA
- the glnA gene encoding type I glutamate--ammonia ligase: MTPKAVLELAKEKGIKMVDLKFMDLPGTWQHFSVPIQQLEESSFEEGFGFDGSSIRGWQPIHASDMLVIPDASTVMIDPFLTYVPTMSMICNIFDPITKEPYSRDPRHVAQKAEVYLKSTGIGDTAFFGPEAEFFIFDGIRFDQNAHSGYYYIDSVEGCWNTGSEEGPNLGYKAKHGGGYFPAPPNDSQTDIRMEMVQILQDTYGIEIEAEHHEVATAGQAEIDMKYAPLVQCADNLMRFKYVVKNVARKHGKTATFMPKPIFGDNGSGMHTHQSIWKDGKPLFAGDKYGGISEMAMHYMGGLLKHAPALCALTNPTTNSYKRLVPGYEAPINLVYSSRNRSAAIRLPMYSASPKAKRVEYRTPDPTCNGYLAFAAQLMAGLDGIENRIDPGEPLDKNIYGLSPEEMANIPLAPGSLAEALDHLEKDHDFLLKGDVFTPDLIDMWISYKRENEVDAINMRPHPHEFALYFDS; this comes from the coding sequence ATGACACCCAAAGCGGTACTGGAATTAGCGAAGGAAAAAGGCATCAAAATGGTAGATCTCAAGTTCATGGATCTGCCTGGTACATGGCAGCACTTCAGTGTGCCCATCCAACAGCTTGAGGAGAGCAGCTTTGAAGAGGGGTTCGGTTTCGATGGTTCCTCTATTCGTGGGTGGCAGCCCATCCACGCCAGCGATATGCTGGTCATCCCGGATGCGTCCACCGTAATGATAGACCCCTTCCTGACGTATGTACCTACCATGTCCATGATCTGCAACATCTTCGATCCCATCACCAAGGAGCCCTATTCCAGGGATCCTCGTCACGTGGCCCAGAAAGCAGAGGTGTACCTTAAGTCCACGGGGATAGGCGACACGGCCTTCTTCGGTCCCGAGGCCGAGTTCTTTATCTTCGACGGCATCCGTTTCGACCAGAACGCTCACTCGGGGTACTACTACATCGATTCGGTGGAGGGCTGTTGGAACACCGGCAGTGAGGAAGGCCCCAACCTGGGTTACAAGGCCAAGCACGGCGGCGGTTACTTCCCCGCCCCTCCAAACGACAGCCAGACCGACATCAGGATGGAAATGGTCCAGATCCTCCAGGATACTTACGGGATCGAGATCGAGGCAGAGCACCACGAGGTGGCCACCGCCGGGCAAGCGGAGATCGACATGAAGTACGCTCCCCTCGTCCAGTGCGCTGACAACCTCATGAGGTTCAAGTATGTGGTCAAGAACGTTGCCAGGAAGCACGGGAAAACGGCAACCTTCATGCCCAAGCCCATTTTTGGGGACAACGGCTCCGGGATGCACACGCATCAGAGCATCTGGAAAGACGGCAAACCCCTCTTCGCAGGTGACAAGTACGGCGGGATCAGCGAGATGGCAATGCACTACATGGGCGGATTACTGAAGCACGCTCCGGCCCTGTGTGCCCTGACAAACCCCACGACCAACTCCTACAAGCGGCTGGTTCCCGGTTACGAGGCACCCATCAACCTGGTTTATTCCTCTCGCAACAGAAGTGCTGCCATAAGGCTCCCCATGTACTCGGCAAGTCCGAAGGCTAAAAGAGTAGAATATCGGACCCCTGACCCGACATGTAACGGTTACCTGGCATTTGCAGCCCAGCTCATGGCTGGCCTGGACGGCATCGAGAACAGGATCGATCCAGGTGAGCCTCTGGACAAGAACATCTACGGGCTGTCTCCCGAGGAAATGGCAAATATCCCCTTGGCCCCTGGATCCCTGGCTGAGGCCCTGGACCACCTTGAGAAGGACCACGATTTCCTCCTCAAGGGCGACGTATTCACACCGGATCTCATCGATATGTGGATAAGCTACAAGAGGGAGAACGAGGTGGACGCAATCAACATGAGGCCCCATCCTCACGAGTTCGCACTGTACTTCGATAGTTAA